Part of the uncultured Desulfobacter sp. genome, GTTTTTGATTTTTTCTTCTGCTGCAGGCTTGGGGGGATATGTAATTTTTTCCAAAAACCTGTTCCAGAATATATATGATCTGCATGTCCATCCTATACTGCACCTGAATGAAATGAAAAATATCTACACGATCAACACCCTTGACACAATTGATGAGATGCTCAGTGGTCATGTTTCTGCCGATGATGCAAAGGAGATCCTTGGGCTGGCCCAAACCCTGGTAAAAAAAGAGTGGCAATCGTATCGTTTCATTTTTGAGTCTCAAATGCATCCTGACAACCGGATTAATCATGCCCCCAAAGCGTATCTGCTTGACGAAGGGCAAAAAAGTTTTGATATGGTTCAACGACAGATAAACGAGTTGGTGGATGCCATAGAGAAAGATAACCGGGCCGTGATACCGAATCTGCTCTCCCAACAAATCCGGCCGGTGATCATCAGTGCCGTCGATATCCTCAATGACCTTATTGAATCTGAGGTGGCCGGTATCCAACACAGCACTGATTCCATGCAGTATCATTTTAACCATCTGATTTTTACTGTATTACCCATTCTTGCCCTCGGTTTGACACTAATTTTTATTTTCGCCAGGTTTATTCTCTTCAATATTAAAAACATTACACGACAGCTCAGTCTTTCACAGCAGGAACTATGGGACGCAAATCGGTTGCTGGAATATCGGGTTGAAAAACGGACAAATGAATTTCTGGAAATGGCAGAAAAAGCAGAATCAGCCAATAGAGCCAAAAGTGAATTTCTGGCCAACATGAGCCACGAGATACGAACGCCCATGAATGCTATCATCGGCATGTCGGGCCTGGCCCTGGGGATGAATCTTGAAGAAAAAACACACAATTACATCTCCAAGGTTCACCAATCGGCCGAATCGTTGCTGGGCATCCTCAATGACATTCTCGATTTTTCCAAAATTGAGTCCGGAAAAATGGAACTGGAAAACATCGACTTCTGCCTCGAGGATGTGATGTTCAACCTGTTGAATATCATCGGTATCAAAACAGGCAAAAAGGGCCTGGAAATGATGTATAATATCACACCCCAGGTACCTACGGCTTTAATAGGCGATCCCATGAGACTGGGGCAGATCCTGTTGAATCTGTGTAATAATGCGATTAAATTCACGGACCGGGGCGGAGAGATTGTTGTCTCGGTTTCCATGGAAAACGACCGGGATAAAGACACTCGGGTCAGGCTACGGTTTTCAGTGAAGGATTCCGGTATCGGGGTGGGCAGGGAAGAACAAAAAAATCTGTTTCAGCCATTCAGCCAGGCAGACACCTCCGTCACCCGGAAATACGGCGGAACAGGTTTGGGGCTATCGATTTCCAATCAATTGACCCGGATGATGGGGGGCAGGATGTGGGTTGAAAGTAAACCCGGATCAGGGAGCACCTTTTACTTCACAGTACTGCTCGACAAACAAAAGGAACAGCCGACGCCCTGCCGTTTTGAGAATCAAGGCCTTACATCGCTGCACGTTCTGATTGTCGATGACAACGATACCGCGCGGGACATCCTGACCCGGCAGCTTAGCAGTTGGAATGTAACGTGTGATCAGGCCCATTCAGGAGAGGCGGCCTTGACGAAGTTGAAGCAAATGGATGACCATGAGCCCTATGATCTGGTATTGATGGACTGGCGTATGCCCGGGTTGGATGGTATTGAGACAGCCGGATTGATTCAAAGCCGGGCAGAACTTGGCCACATTCCCACGATCATTATGATTTCAGCCTACGACCGCCTTGAAGTCCATAAAGCAGTCAAAGATCTCAACCTGGCTGGTTTTCTTTCCAAACCCATCACGCCTTCCAAACTGTATAATGCCATCTTAACGGCCATGGGCCGCCAACCCGTGGAAGCACACCGGAGCGTTCACAATCCTGAAAAAGTGACCGAAGCCATGGATAAACTGTGTGGAGCCAGAATTCTTCTGGTTGAAGACAATGAAATAAACCAGGAACTGGCCACGGAGCTTTTAATGCATAACGGCATCCAGGTAGATTATGCCTATAACGGACAGCAGGCTCTGAAACGTCTTGGGGAAAAGCGCTATGACGGCGTTTTAATGGACTGCCAGATGCCTGTAATGGACGGCTATACGGCCACCGGAAAGATACGGCAAAACCCCGAGTTTGAAAAACTGCCCATTATTGCCATGACTGCCCATGCCATGGTCGGGGATCGTCAAAAAAGCCTTGATGCGGGCATGAATGATTATATTTCCAAACCGCTTAACGTGGACCAAATGTTCATGACCATGGCCAAATGGATCGTCCCTGCCGAACCGGCCGGAAAAAGAGCTGTGAATCCTCCAGCAAAGGAGGCGAAACCAGACGCCTTGCCGGATATCCCCGGCATCAATATCGCGGCAGGTTTAATCGTGACCCAGAACAATGTCAAACTGTACCGTAAACTGCTTTTAAAATTTTTAGACAAACAGGCAGATTTTGCCCAAAACTTCAAAAATGCCTGGGAAAGCAATGATACTAAGGCCGCAACAATTGCCGCTCACACCTTGAAAGGCGTGGCCGGGAACCTTGGGATGACGGGCGTGCAAACTTGCGCGTCTGATCTGGAGGCGGCCGTCAAGGAGTCTGCCGGTAATGTGGAGGCCTTGCTTGATGAGGTTTGTGCCGCATTGGAACCTGTGCTTGCCGGGCTTCAGATCCTAGGGGAAGGCACTTCTGCCGAAAAAAAAGATGCCGGTGGTATTGTTGATTTAAATCGTATTGACCCCCTGCTGGCTGAGCTCGGATACTTTTTAAATGAAAATGACACGGAATCAATTGAGGTGGCCGAAAAGCTTATTCCTTTTTTTCAAAACACAAAACACATCAGACAATTTGAACAAATCATGCAGGCGATAAGGGATTATGAGTTTGAGCAGGCAAAAAAGGATCTTGCGGCGCTTGTATCTACACTAGGGCAAGCTGATATTTTACCTAATGACCGAACGAAAC contains:
- a CDS encoding response regulator — encoded protein: MINRTLAYLRSLDVSVQSRFLFVVIGFLIFSSAAGLGGYVIFSKNLFQNIYDLHVHPILHLNEMKNIYTINTLDTIDEMLSGHVSADDAKEILGLAQTLVKKEWQSYRFIFESQMHPDNRINHAPKAYLLDEGQKSFDMVQRQINELVDAIEKDNRAVIPNLLSQQIRPVIISAVDILNDLIESEVAGIQHSTDSMQYHFNHLIFTVLPILALGLTLIFIFARFILFNIKNITRQLSLSQQELWDANRLLEYRVEKRTNEFLEMAEKAESANRAKSEFLANMSHEIRTPMNAIIGMSGLALGMNLEEKTHNYISKVHQSAESLLGILNDILDFSKIESGKMELENIDFCLEDVMFNLLNIIGIKTGKKGLEMMYNITPQVPTALIGDPMRLGQILLNLCNNAIKFTDRGGEIVVSVSMENDRDKDTRVRLRFSVKDSGIGVGREEQKNLFQPFSQADTSVTRKYGGTGLGLSISNQLTRMMGGRMWVESKPGSGSTFYFTVLLDKQKEQPTPCRFENQGLTSLHVLIVDDNDTARDILTRQLSSWNVTCDQAHSGEAALTKLKQMDDHEPYDLVLMDWRMPGLDGIETAGLIQSRAELGHIPTIIMISAYDRLEVHKAVKDLNLAGFLSKPITPSKLYNAILTAMGRQPVEAHRSVHNPEKVTEAMDKLCGARILLVEDNEINQELATELLMHNGIQVDYAYNGQQALKRLGEKRYDGVLMDCQMPVMDGYTATGKIRQNPEFEKLPIIAMTAHAMVGDRQKSLDAGMNDYISKPLNVDQMFMTMAKWIVPAEPAGKRAVNPPAKEAKPDALPDIPGINIAAGLIVTQNNVKLYRKLLLKFLDKQADFAQNFKNAWESNDTKAATIAAHTLKGVAGNLGMTGVQTCASDLEAAVKESAGNVEALLDEVCAALEPVLAGLQILGEGTSAEKKDAGGIVDLNRIDPLLAELGYFLNENDTESIEVAEKLIPFFQNTKHIRQFEQIMQAIRDYEFEQAKKDLAALVSTLGQADILPNDRTKLS